The proteins below come from a single Sorghum bicolor cultivar BTx623 chromosome 4, Sorghum_bicolor_NCBIv3, whole genome shotgun sequence genomic window:
- the LOC8061025 gene encoding NDR1/HIN1-like protein 1, whose product MSKDDKHHRHEHHLRRCCGCMASCLLALVLVVAFVALVIYLALRPSKPSFYLQDLQLRRPISLGDPSLTASAQVTLASRNPNEHVGIFYKRLDVFVTYQNEAVTVPVSLPPQYQGHRDVTVWSPVLSAESVPVAGYVADALKQDVHAGFVALQVKVDGRVKWKVGSWVSGSYHLFVSCPAVLSAGYPGVVGGGNNTVSSLKFAQPTGCAVEV is encoded by the coding sequence ATGAGCAAGGACGACAAGCACCACCGCCACGAGCACCACCTGCGTCGGTGCTGCGGGTGCATGGCGTCGTGCCTGCTGGCGCTGGTCCTCGTCGTCGCCTTCGTCGCGCTGGTCATCTACCTCGCGCTCCGCCCCTCCAAGCCCTCCTTCTACCTGCAGGACCTGCAGCTCCGGCGGCCCATCTCGCTGGGCGACCCGTCGCTGACGGCGTCGGCGCAGGTGACGCTGGCCTCCCGCAACCCCAACGAGCACGTCGGCATCTTCTACAAGCGCCTGGACGTGTTCGTGACCTACCAGAACGAGGCCGTGACGGTGCCCGTGTCGCTGCCGCCGCAGTACCAGGGCCACCGCGACGTCACCGTCTGGTCCCCCGTGCTGTCGGCCGAGTCCGTGCCCGTCGCCGGCTACGTCGCCGACGCCCTCAAGCAGGACGTCCACGCCGGGTTCGTCGCGCTGCAGGTCAAGGTCGACGGCCgcgtcaagtggaaggtcggcagCTGGGTCTCCGGGAGCTACCACCTCTTCGTCAGCTGCCCCGCCGTGCTCTCCGCCGGCTACCCcggcgtcgtcggcggcggcaaCAACACCGTGTCGTCGCTCAAGTTCGCGCAGCCCACGGGATGCGCCGTCGAGGTGTGA